One Mytilus trossulus isolate FHL-02 chromosome 5, PNRI_Mtr1.1.1.hap1, whole genome shotgun sequence DNA segment encodes these proteins:
- the LOC134718792 gene encoding microfibril-associated glycoprotein 4-like isoform X1, translated as MANMFCTLYYSLMRVMICDQIYSIYAEIQKGKFLMDKNINISLAGSPTKVYKEEISLIECSLRLLNNDEICVASYDTVTDMCMLYTSCFSLLIDVSNTETTLIHRDLSDLRPRDCNDIHPGSLSGVYTIYPTDEQFDVYCDMDTAGPGWTVFQRRTDGTIDFYQGWFEFEIGFGNLETEFWLGNKYVHLLTSIGKKTLYICLEDFEGNSRYAEYSDFSIGDATTNYTLNVDGYNGTAGDSLTINGTRDHNGMMFSTKDRDNDRYTDYDCAQKYKGAWWFNACHWANLNGAYLGGPHLTFADGIEWYTWKGYRYSLKSTKMMFK; from the exons ATGGCAAACATGTTCTGTACACTATATTATTCTTTGATGAGAGTTATGATTTGCGACCAGATATATTCCATTTATGCTGAGATTCAAAAGGGAAAGTTCCTGATGGACAAGAACATCAATATATCATTAGCTGGAAGTCCTACTAAAGTATACAAAGAAGAAATATCTCTCATAGAATGTAGTCTACGGCTTCTTAATAACGATGAAATTTGTGTCGCAAGTTATGATACAGTAACGGATATGTGTATGCTGTATACGTCTTGTTTCTCTCTTTTAATCGATGTTTCAAATACAGAAACCACTCTTATTCACAGAGACTTATCAG ATCTACGCCCACGTGACTGCAATGACATCCACCCTGGAAGTTTATCAGGGGTATATACCATATACCCAACAGATGAACAGTTTGATGTTTATTGTGACATGGATACAGCTGGACCAGGATGGACT GTTTTCCAAAGGAGAACAGATGGAACGATCGACTTTTATCAGGGATGGTTTGAGTTTGAGATAGGATTCGGAAATTTGGAAACAGAATTTTGGTTGG GAAATAAATATGTGCACCTTCTTACCTCTATTGGAAAGAAAACACTTTACATCTGTCTTGAAGATTTTGAAGGAAATTCGAGATATGCAGAGTATAGTGACTTCAGTATAGGAGATGCCACAACAAATTACACTTTGAATGTTGACGGATACAATGGAACTGCAG GAGATAGTCTTACGATCAATGGTACTAGAGACCACAACGGCATGATGTTTTCGACTAAAGATAGAGATAACGACAGATACACTGACTACGACTGCGCACAAAAGTATAAGGGGGCGTGGTGGTTCAATGCGTGTCATTGGGCAAATTTGAATGGAGCATATTTAGGTGGCCCGCATTTGACTTTTGCCGATGGTATCGAATGGTATACATGGAAAGGATATCGATATTCGCTGAAGTCTACTAAAATGATGTTTAAATGA
- the LOC134718792 gene encoding ficolin-2-like isoform X2, whose translation MANMFCTLYYSLMRVMICDQIYSIYAEIQKGKFLMDKNINISLAGSPTKVYKEEISLIECSLRLLNNDEICVASYDTVTDMCMLYTSCFSLLIDVSNTETTLIHRDLSDLRPRDCNDIHPGSLSGVYTIYPTDEQFDVYCDMDTAGPGWTVFQRRTDGTIDFYQGWFEFEIGFGNLETEFWLGDSLTINGTRDHNGMMFSTKDRDNDRYTDYDCAQKYKGAWWFNACHWANLNGAYLGGPHLTFADGIEWYTWKGYRYSLKSTKMMFK comes from the exons ATGGCAAACATGTTCTGTACACTATATTATTCTTTGATGAGAGTTATGATTTGCGACCAGATATATTCCATTTATGCTGAGATTCAAAAGGGAAAGTTCCTGATGGACAAGAACATCAATATATCATTAGCTGGAAGTCCTACTAAAGTATACAAAGAAGAAATATCTCTCATAGAATGTAGTCTACGGCTTCTTAATAACGATGAAATTTGTGTCGCAAGTTATGATACAGTAACGGATATGTGTATGCTGTATACGTCTTGTTTCTCTCTTTTAATCGATGTTTCAAATACAGAAACCACTCTTATTCACAGAGACTTATCAG ATCTACGCCCACGTGACTGCAATGACATCCACCCTGGAAGTTTATCAGGGGTATATACCATATACCCAACAGATGAACAGTTTGATGTTTATTGTGACATGGATACAGCTGGACCAGGATGGACT GTTTTCCAAAGGAGAACAGATGGAACGATCGACTTTTATCAGGGATGGTTTGAGTTTGAGATAGGATTCGGAAATTTGGAAACAGAATTTTGGTTGG GAGATAGTCTTACGATCAATGGTACTAGAGACCACAACGGCATGATGTTTTCGACTAAAGATAGAGATAACGACAGATACACTGACTACGACTGCGCACAAAAGTATAAGGGGGCGTGGTGGTTCAATGCGTGTCATTGGGCAAATTTGAATGGAGCATATTTAGGTGGCCCGCATTTGACTTTTGCCGATGGTATCGAATGGTATACATGGAAAGGATATCGATATTCGCTGAAGTCTACTAAAATGATGTTTAAATGA